In Nymphaea colorata isolate Beijing-Zhang1983 chromosome 5, ASM883128v2, whole genome shotgun sequence, one genomic interval encodes:
- the LOC116254254 gene encoding aldehyde oxidase GLOX produces MIFPLFELTTSAAMLFPIPPFPLCFFFFFVFFHAVNSQNLPGKWDLLMENAGICSMHTAVTRFGTVVLLERTNNGPTQLKLPANKCRFDPNDRVLKRDCYAHSALYDPATNRLRPLRIQTDTWCSSGQFLPDGTLLQTGGDFDGFRKIRQFRPCPADQLCDWVELNHTELEFGRWYATNQLLPDGRVIIIGGRAAHSIEFYPSSLPLVQFPFLAEVQDPQMDNLYPYVHLLPNGHLFIFANTRSILYDYASNRILHEYPKLEGGPRSYPSAGSSAMLPITAAYGHTKAEVLVCGGAAYGAFIKNDVDSPTQGTCGRIVATDLKASWQLEMMPSGRIMSDMVMLPTGEVLIINGAQTGSQGFDKASNPCLNPVLYRPDAALGLRFMTLAPTTVPRMYHSTAVLLPDGRVLVAGSNPHYSYKFNGNFPTELRLEAFSPEYLSPDRANLRPLVLEAPEEVRYGAGFTVVVETAIPVVEVVEVNLASAPFATHSFSQGQRLVKLAVSPTVPVAGGGRLRYTISCTAPPSANVAPPSYYMMFAVNQGVPSVAKWVRVSH; encoded by the coding sequence ATGATCTTTCCCCTGTTTGAGCTCACCACCTCTGCAGCCATGCTCTTCCCAATTCCGCCATTCCCactctgcttcttcttcttcttcgttttcttccATGCTGTGAACTCACAGAATCTGCCCGGGAAATGGGACCTCCTCATGGAGAACGCCGGAATCTGCTCCATGCACACGGCCGTCACCCGCTTCGGCACCGTCGTGCTCCTCGAGCGCACTAACAACGGCCCGACCCAGCTGAAGCTCCCCGCCAACAAGTGCCGCTTCGACCCCAACGATCGCGTCCTCAAGCGCGACTGCTACGCCCACTCCGCCCTCTACGACCCCGCCACCAACCGCCTCCGCCCGCTCAGGATTCAAACCGACACATGGTGCTCCTCCGGCCAGTTCCTCCCCGACGGCACCCTCCTCCAGACCGGCGGAGACTTTGACGGATTCCGAAAAATCCGGCAATTCCGGCCCTGTCCGGCGGACCAGCTCTGCGACTGGGTGGAGCTGAACCACACGGAGCTCGAATTCGGAAGATGGTATGCGACCAACCAACTGTTGCCTGACGGGAGGGTCATAATCATCGGCGGCAGAGCTGCGCACAGCATCGAATTCTATCCCTCGAGTCTTCCCCTGGTTCAATTTCCGTTCTTAGCGGAAGTTCAAGATCCACAGATGGATAATCTGTATCCCTATGTACATTTACTACCCAACGGGCACCTGTTCATATTTGCCAATACCAGGTCTATATTGTATGACTACGCCTCGAATCGCATTCTTCACGAGTATCCGAAATTGGAGGGCGGGCCGCGGAGCTACCCGTCGGCGGGATCGTCGGCGATGCTGCCGATCACCGCCGCCTATGGGCACACCAAGGCCGAGGTCCTCGTCTGCGGCGGCGCTGCCTACGGCGCCTTCATCAAGAATGACGTCGACTCGCCCACGCAGGGAACTTGTGGCCGCATCGTAGCGACTGACTTGAAAGCCTCGTGGCAGCTGGAGATGATGCCCTCTGGGAGAATCATGAGCGACATGGTGATGCTCCCCACCGGCGAGGTCCTTATCATCAATGGCGCGCAAACCGGTTCTCAGGGCTTCGATAAGGCGTCGAATCCCTGCCTGAACCCTGTTCTTTACCGGCCGGACGCCGCGCTCGGGCTGAGGTTCATGACCTTGGCGCCTACCACCGTGCCGCGAATGTACCACTCGACGGCAGTGCTTTTGCCGGACGGTCGGGTTCTCGTCGCCGGCAGCAACCCCCATTATTCCTACAAGTTCAACGGGAATTTTCCGACGGAGCTCCGGCTGGAGGCATTCTCTCCGGAGTATCTATCCCCCGACCGCGCGAACCTCCGGCCACTGGTGCTCGAGGCCCCGGAAGAAGTGCGCTACGGGGCCGGCTTCACGGTTGTAGTGGAGACGGCGATTCcggtggtggaggtggtggaggTGAACCTCGCTAGCGCGCCCTTTGCGACGCACTCGTTCTCCCAGGGGCAGAGGCTCGTGAAGCTGGCCGTCTCCCCCACCGTGCCGGTGGCCGGCGGCGGGCGACTGAGGTACACCATCTCCTGTACTGCACCGCCGTCAGCGAACGTGGCGCCGCCGAGCTACTATATGATGTTTGCAGTCAACCAGGGAGTGCCGAGCGTCGCCAAGTGGGTCCGAGTCAGCCATTGA
- the LOC116254253 gene encoding E3 ubiquitin-protein ligase HOS1: MKDGSSKRSGAGLSSLHPANRVQDALEHLASIDPIDLCKEAKLELCRATRDLRSCGRYVQHVLTSCQHAPLCAECRQKCDMCPICKTAIPRSGNNFQLRLYDQCVEAGLIPKEHADQFQQRGEKHSTVDVQRLYSLFDVAVENNLVTLICHYITDVCMDESAVSSDPVVAILLDEVVVTEWCKRVFKSTLADLHSKYKVEVKEMTRNSTSLLKPMLLLSGLAHVLDTLDASFQGTQSPQLEELHHLCENVLRAKQHLEVMVWCIRHQFLEHMPSRYSTISSWRSTFHERKTAAMRRCWPEFMCNDTEAAQPGSTLFIEDALSNLVMEQGQEGSGELEVACLLKDRSSSLSIEEASGIYPFENLRAAVDMLFLQGSSDLLVAKRAILLYYLFDLYWTLPDGEWRKVIDDYANTFGIGSHSLVESLTFYLLDDDKEAALKEACRLLPEIAGPGTHPKVAQVLLERQMPDAALMVLRCSGHDGLSPFTNSVHEATPSVPLHVAVTAVRVRIECGLLTQAFMYQRRHCSRLKEEQVQHKSASVSAKNLESNYYDWKHQMEILVTEMCFLCMRRNLVDRMIELPWNVDEEKCLRKCLLSSALEDLSSNSGSLLVVYYLQRCRYIEAYEVDWTLRNLEESIISKSIDKENISRIRTISQWRTGLVEKCVDLLHEVQRQQLKSGSVTDVVSLIHKDTGFSGKADLFGTPQVSKGLLVASSVPSVIFPPDVTPLSSVKATVPDTYSRLPEASSGTLLDSSGPQASAALYRQSPASGNPSFLSRIGSPALDRASEPRFKCNLDLSLSGSKTRAIDGVPERYYLANDFNLLKDSNRRTSRFSFISSENPSRHTEKILYAADQNGFGYQPENSLPSLLNGSTPASCYHSPESELPGSDDRASMPSGYTADKDKARFSASLISGKRLFQVEAVELCDEDVGDAAPSSVDRAPRWRSDETSEDEDDPTLTRKTLGTPAATPARERRGRRRSYRAI, from the exons ATGAAGGACGGTTCGAGTAAAAGATCGGGTGCGGGGCTCTCTTCTCTTCACCCAGCGAACCGCGTGCAA GATGCTTTAGAACATCTTGCCTCTATTGATCCAATTGATTTGTGCAAAGAAGCAAAACTCGAACTGTGTCGAGCCACAAGAGATCTGAGAAGCTGTGGTCGCTATGTTCAACATGTCCTGACCTCATGTCAACATGCACCCCTATGTGCAGAATGCAGACAGAAATGTGACATGTGCCCAATATGCAAGACTGCAATACCAAGGAGTGGCAACAACTTTCAGTTGCGCTTGTATGATCAATGCGTGGAGGCTGGTCTCATTCCTAAGGAGCATGCTGATCAGTTTCAGCAAAGAGGAGAAAAACATTCAACAGTTGATGTGCAACGATTGTATTCTTTGTTTGATGTTGCTGTGGAGAACAATTTGGTTACTTTGATTTGTCACT ATATCACTGATGTATGTATGGATGAAAGTGCTGTGTCCAGTGATCCTGTTGTGGCCATCCTCTTGGATGAAGTTGTTGTGACAGAATGGTGCAAGAGGGTATTCAAGAGCACCTTAGCAGATCTGCATTCAAAAT ACAAAGTTGAAGTGAAAGAGATGACCAGAAATTCCACATCGTTGCTAAAACCAATGCTACTGCTGAGTGGCCTAGCACATGTGCTTGATACTTTAGATGCATCTTTTCAAGGGACCCAGTCTCCACAACTTGAGGAGCTGCATCATCTTTGTGAAAATGTCTTAAGAGCAAAACAG CATTTGGAAGTTATGGTATGGTGCATAAGGCATCAGTTTCTTGAGCACATGCCTTCACGTTATTCAACTATCTCCTCATGGCGCTccacatttcatgaaagaaaaacagCAGCCATGAGACGCTGTTGGCCCGAATTCATGTGTAATGATACTGAAGCTGCACAGCCAGGATCTACTTTGTTCATAGAGGATGCATTGTCAAATCTTGTGATGGAACAAGGACAGGAGGGGTCTGGAGAACTTGAAGTTGCATGTCTTTTGAAAGATCGCAGCTCATCATTGTCAATTGAAGAAGCATCAGGAATCTACCCATTTGAGAACTTGCGAGCTGCTGTTGATATGCTTTTCCTACAAGGGAGCTCTGATCTACTTGTTGCAAAGCGAGCCATC CTGCTGTACTACTTGTTTGATCTTTATTGGACACTACCTGATGGAGAATGGAGAAAAGTGATTGATGATTATGCTAATACTTTTGGCATTGGAAGTCACTCTCTGGTAGAATCTTTGACATTCTACCTTTTGGATGATGACAAAGAGGCAGCTTTGAAg GAAGCTTGTCGACTTCTACCTGAAATTGCCGGTCCTGGAACACATCCTAAGGTTGCTCAGGTTTTGCTGGAAAGGCAAATGCCAGATGCTGCTTTGATGGTTTTACGCTGTTCTGGACATGATGGTTTGAGTCCGTTTACTAATTCTGTGCATGAGGCAACTCCTTCAGTCCCACTTCATGTAGCTGTAACTGCTGTTCGTGTTCGAATTGAGTGTGGGCTCTTGACTCAAGCTTTTATGTACCAAAGAAGGCACTGTTCAAGGCTAAAGGAAGAGCAAGTGCAACATAAATCTGCTTCAGTATCTGCGAAGAATCTTGAAAGCAACTATTATGACTGGAAACACCAAATGGAGATTTTGGTAACGGAGATGTGTTTTTTGTGTATGCGGAGGAACTTGGTGGATAGAATGATCGAATTACCCTGGAATGTTGATGAAGAAAAGTGTCTACGCAAGTGCCTCCTCAGCAGTGCTCTTGAGGACTTGTCATCAAACTCTGGTAGCCTTCTTGTTGTGTACTATCTCCAG CGGTGCCGGTATATTGAAGCATATGAGGTAGACTGGACTCTTAGGAATCTTGAGGAGAGTATAATCTCAAAGAGTATTGACAAAGAAAACATATCAAGGATAAGAACAATTAGTCAATGGAGAACTGGTCTTGTG GAGAAATGTGTTGACTTGCTTCATGAGGTGCAACGTCAGCAGTTGAAAAGTGGTAGCGTCACTGATGTTGTCTCACTCATTCATAAGGATACTGGCTTCTCTGGAAAAGCTGATTTATTTGGCACTCCTCAAGTATCAAAAGGCTTGCTAGTTGCTTCTTCAGTTCCATCTGTCATTTTTCCACCAGATGTTACCCCTCTATCTTCTGTAAAAGCAACTGTTCCTGACACTTATTCTAGACTACCAGAGGCTAGTAGTGGTACCTTGCTGGATTCCAGTGGGCCTCAAGCATCGGCTGCTCTTTATAGGCAATCACCTGCCTCTGGAAATCCAAGTTTTCTTAGTCGCATAGGTTCACCTGCTCTAGATAGAGCATCCGAGCCAAGATTCAAGTGTAACTTAGACCTTAGTCTCTCAGGCAGCAAAACTAGAGCTATTGATGGTGTTCCTGAAAGATATTATCTTGCTAATGACTTCAATTTATTGAAGGACAGTAACAGACGCACTTCAAGGTTCTCATTTATTTCTTCAGAGAATCCTTCACGGCACACTGAGAAGATATTGTATGCTGCTGATCAAAATGGCTTTGGGTATCAACCTGAAAATTCCCTTCCATCTTTATTGAATGGCTCTACTCCTGCGAGCTGCTATCACTCACCAGAAAGCGAGCTTCCAGGCAGTGATGACAGGGCTAGCATGCCAAGTGGATACACAGCAGACAAAGACAAAGCCCGCTTCTCGGCTTCATTAATTTCAGGGAAGAGGCTTTTTCAGGTTGAAGCTGTTGAGCTGTGTGATGA GGATGTTGGTGATGCAGCGCCGTCGAGTGTTGATCGTGCTCCAAGATGGAGGTCGGACGAAACTAGTGAAGATGAAGACGATCCAACCTTAACAAGGAAAACGTTAGGAACCCCTGCAGCAACGCCTGCAAGggaaagaaggggaagaagaagaagttacAGAGCAATATAG
- the LOC116254370 gene encoding L-type lectin-domain containing receptor kinase VIII.1-like, whose amino-acid sequence MAAHLREYAFVRFSASTQGSTETHTIQWWSFTSSLPSSLSSSSPSPSSSSQPPPPPPPPPTNIFQGQGPPASSSGKRASSSPCHNRLCKSDPGAVAGAVTAGALVLVACAGLIICFRFRGVRLRRADGLLEIPASEMVRAPREFSYRTLKSATRNFDCSRIIGHGAFGTVYKGVIAETGAVVAVKRCSNESGGQGKAEFLSELSIIGALRHRNLVQLLGWCHQKGRLVGSVGWAVSEILLVYEFMPNGSLDKALFLPAPVLPWRHRRRILAGVASHDSGGGGRRLESEQRWWWRAPAEERAVVVVEGWKRGSAGEARDGNGSFWTTTINGN is encoded by the exons ATGGCCGCCCACCTCCGGGAGTACGCATTCGTCCGATTCTCTGCGTCCACCCAGGGCAGCACCGAAACCCATACAATCCAGTGGTGGAGCTTTACTTCCTCCCTCCCGTCTTCCTTATCCTCCTCTTCcccctccccttcttcctcttcgcaGCCGCCACCCCCTCCCCCTCCACCGCCAACGAATATTTTCCAGGGACAGGGCCCACCTGCTAGTAGCAGCGGCA AACGAGCCTCTTCTTCTCCGTGCCACAACCGCCTCTGCAAGTCCGATCCGGGAGCCGTCGCTGGGGCCGTTACTGCCGGCGCGTTAGTGCTGGTCGCCTGCGCAGGCCTCATCATCTGCTTTCGCTTCCGGGGCGTCCGATTGCGGCGCGCCGATGGCCTGCTTGAGATACCGGCGTCGGAGATGGTCAGGGCACCTCGTGAATTCAGCTACCGGACGCTGAAATCGGCGACGAGGAACTTCGATTGCAGCCGGATAATCGGGCACGGCGCATTCGGCACTGTCTACAAGGGGGTGATCGCGGAGACAGGGGCCGTGGTGGCGGTGAAGAGGTGTAGTAATGAGAGCGGCGGGCAGGGGAAGGCAGAGTTCCTATCCGAGTTGTCCATCATCGGTGCCCTCCGCCACCGGAACCTTGTCCAACTTCTGGGATGGTGCCACCAGAAAGGGAGACTGGTGGGGTCGGTAGGCTGGGCCGTATCAGAGATCCTCCTGGTCTACGAATTCATGCCCAACGGCAGCCTCGACAAGGCCCTCTTCCTCCCGGCGCCGGTGCTTCCCTGGCGACACCGCCGCCGGATACTCGCCGGCGTCGCCAGTCACGACAGTGGTGGTGGAGGTCGCCGGCTGGAGAGCGAGCAGCGGTGGTGGTGGAGAGCGCCGGCGGAAGAGCGAGCGGTTGTGGTGGTGGAGGGCTGGAAGCGCGGGAGCGCGGGAGAGGCAAGAGACGGAAACGGAAGCTTCTGGACGACGACGATCAACGGCAACTAA